Proteins encoded in a region of the Phoenix dactylifera cultivar Barhee BC4 chromosome 3, palm_55x_up_171113_PBpolish2nd_filt_p, whole genome shotgun sequence genome:
- the LOC103713421 gene encoding serine/threonine-protein kinase STY13: MSCGGDCRDGRKEGEEFKRPGLNKVADDFVQLGRHSFGKNGTVPSLSLDIDEKLLIDPRLLYIGSKIGEGAHGKVYEGKYKEQIVAIKVLNSGNTPEEKATFEARFIREVNMMSRVKHENLVKFIGACKDPIMVIATELLPGMSLKKYLLSIRPKQPDLHQAVSFALDIARAMDCLHANGIIHRDLKPDNLLLTANQKNVKLVDFGLAREETVTEMMTAETGTYRWMAPELYSTVTLRRGEKKHYTNKVDVYSFGIVLWELLTNRMPFEGMSNLQAAYAAAFKQMRPPLPEDAPPELVFVVQSCWVEDPNTRPSFSQIIRMLNAFLFTLPPPSSPEPEAVPSVVNNRGAITAASSARTGGKLSFLRQLFAAKRAGNSRT; encoded by the exons ATGAGTTGTGGTGGCGACTGTAGGGACGGCAGAAAAGAGGGTGAGGAGTTTAAGCGTCCCGGACTGAACAAAGTGGCGGATGATTTTGTTCAGCTTGGAAGGCACTCCTTTGGAAAGAATGGTACTGTTCCATCTCTATCCCTTGATATCGATGAGAAGCTACTGATTGACCCAAGGTTGCTTTATATTGGATCAAAGATTGGAGAGGGAGCCCATGGGAAAGTCTACGAGGGAAA GTATAAAGAGCAAATTGTAGCAATCAAAGTACTCAATAGTGGCAACACTCCTGAAGAAAAGGCAACATTTGAAGCTCGTTTTATTCGAGAAGTGAATATGATGTCCAGAGTGAAACATGAGAACCTTGTCAAG TTCATCGGAGCATGCAAGGACCCAATCATGGTAATTGCCACAGAGCTACTACCAGGAATGtcgttaaaaaaatatttattgagcATTCGCCCCAAACAACCTGATCTTCATCAAGCAGTTAGCTTTGCACTTGACATTGCTCGTGCAATGGACTGCCTACATGCTAATGGGATAATACACAGAGACTTGAAACCTG ACAATTTGTTGCTTACTGCAAATCAGAAGAATGTCAAGCTTGTTGATTTTGGACTTGCAAGAGAAGAAACTGTGACTGAAATGATGACTGCTGAAACTGGAACATACCGTTGGATGGCTCCTGAG TTATATAGCACTGTTACACTGCGCCGTGGTGAGAAGAAGCACTACACCAACAAGGTTGATGTGTACAGCTTTGGCATCGTTCTGTGGGAGTTGTTGACCAACAGAATGCCATTTGAAGGCATGTCCAACTTGCAGGCTGCATATGCTGCTGCTTTTAAG CAAATGCGGCCACCCCTTCCAGAGGATGCACCCCCCGAGCTAGTGTTCGTTGTGCAATCATGCTGGGTTGAGGACCCTAATACACGTCCCAGTTTCAGCCAGATTATACGGATGCTAAATGCCTTCCTCTTCACCCTCCCTCCACCATCCTCACCAGAGCCTGAAGCTGTACCTTCTGTGGTGAACAACAGGGGCGCTATTACGGCAGCATCCTCTGCTCGCACTGGAGgcaagctttcttttcttcgTCAGCTCTTTGCTGCAAAGAGGGCAGGCAATAGTAGAACATGA
- the LOC103713419 gene encoding pentatricopeptide repeat-containing protein At3g29230-like, with amino-acid sequence MRELTQTHALLTKTGLASHPPLLAKLLALSALSPWGSLAHARSLFDAVRIQSALLYNGMIRAYSQSIFPTEAIHLYNQMCRLRLRPDKLTFPFVLKACGRSANVEREVPRVALARKGSEVHCRAFRLGLDRDGFIQNSLMSMYSQCGRVGDASKVFDEMVERTNVSYNIMIAAFDRNGEHELADRLFYQMEEKSVVSWNSMITRHVRLGDVKAARKIFNEMPQRDAISWNTLMAGYIQVKNYKHALVLFKQMQASDVKPTELTIVSVLGACAETGAFEMGNEVHKYLREEEFKIEGYVGNALLDMYAKCGNLKLAWQVFDAMGVKHVTCWNTMIVALAVHGHCKDALELFASMEREASRSAKPNRVTFLGVLLACSHKGLLKEGQDFFRRMVKEYNIEPDIKHYGCMVDLLSRCGLVKEAFQMIKEMPTKANSVLWKTVLGACRVHGDVELAEEAFKELADLAPLSDADYVLMSNIYAEAERWEDVEHVRTGMIGDSISKQPGSTQIELD; translated from the coding sequence ATGCGAGAACTCACCCAAACCCACGCCCTACTCACCAAAACCGGCCTCGCCTCTCACCCCCCTCTCCTCGCCAAACTCCTCGCCCTCTCTGCCCTCTCCCCTTGGGGCAGCCTCGCCCACGCCCGCTCCCTGTTCGACGCAGTGCGTATCCAATCCGCCCTCCTCTACAACGGCATGATCCGTGCCTACTCCCAGAGCATCTTCCCCACCGAAGCCATTCACCTCTACAACCAGATGTGCCGCCTCCGCTTGCGGCCCGACAAGCTCACCTTCCCCTTCGTCCTCAAGGCCTGCGGCCGCTCCGCCAACGTCGAGCGCGAGGTTCCCCGTGTGGCCCTCGCTCGGAAGGGCTCCGAAGTCCACTGCCGCGCCTTCCGCCTTGGGCTGGACCGCGACGGCTTCATCCAGAACTCGCTTATGTCGATGTATTCCCAGTGCGGGCGCGTCGGCGACGCCAGCAAGGTGTTTGATGAAATGGTTGAAAGGACCAACGTCTCGTATAATATTATGATAGCTGCGTTTGATAGGAATGGAGAACACGAGTTGGCGGACCGGCTTTTCTACCAGATGGAGGAGAAGAGCGTGGTCTCTTGGAATAGTATGATCACGAGACACGTGAGGCTGGGAGACGTTAAAGCGGCGAGGAAAATCTTCAATGAAATGCCTCAAAGAGATGCCATCTCTTGGAACACCTTAATGGCAGGTTACATTCAGGTTAAGAACTACAAGCATGCGCTGGTACTATTTAAACAGATGCAAGCGAGTGATGTCAAGCCGACAGAGCTAACCATCGTGTCTGTTCTTGGAGCTTGTGCTGAGACCGGTGCATTTGAGATGGGTAACGAGGTACACAAATACTTGAGAGAGGAGGAGTTCAAGATTGAAGGCTATGTGGGCAATGCTCTGTTGGATATGTATGCGAAATGCGGTAACTTGAAGCTGGCTTGGCAAGTGTTCGATGCGATGGGGGTGAAGCATGTGACTTGCTGGAATACAATGATTGTGGCTCTGGCAGTACATGGTCACTGCAAGGACGCTCTTGAGCTGTTTGCTTCCATGGAGAGGGAGGCAAGCCGGAGTGCAAAGCCCAACCGGGTCACTTTTCTCGGGGTCTTGCTTGCTTGTAGCCACAAGGGTCTTCTAAAGGAGGGGCAAGACTTTTTCCGGAGAATGGTCAAAGAATATAACATTGAGCCTGATATAAAACATTATGGTTGCATGGTTGATCTGCTGAGCCGGTGTGGACTGGTTAAGGAAGCTTTTCAGATGATAAAGGAGATGCCAACAAAGGCAAATTCAGTGTTGTGGAAGACGGTGCTTGGGGCTTGTAGAGTTCATGGTGATGTGGAGTTGGCAGAAGAAGCATTTAAAGAGCTTGCAGATTTGGCTCCACTGAGTGATGCGGATTATGTTCTGATGTCGAACATTTATGCAGAAGCTGAGAGATGGGAAGATGTCGAGCA